The window TGTTCCTTAATATGTTTTCTGATTTCCGATAAATCCTTTACGAGTTCTTGAATTTGTAAGTCTATTTCGCTCAGATTTACTTTTATTTTCAATATCTGCTCAAAAACCTTTACTATTGCTCTTGAAGCCTGAGGATTTGGAAATCCTATGGCATAAGCAGGTATGGTAGATAATAAACAAGCAGCAGGAATGTCGTATTGTTCCGATTGTCCTACCAATAGTCCATTTGCTCCTACTATTTCTCCCATATCCAGAGGTTTTAAATGGTACTCATTTAACATAAGGTCTCTTAATTTTTTTGTAGTTCCTGCGCTGTAAACTTTTGGAGGTTCTTCAAGCCTCATCGGCACCGGGAATGCAGCTGCAGTAAAAATAGTTTTTACCCCTAAATCCTTTGCAAATTTTAGAATGGAATCTATTAATAATAGAGTTGGTTTAGGTCTTAATTGAACTTCGCCTTCAAAAACAATAAGGTTAAAAGAAGTGCTTTTTTTGTAATAAAACATATTTCGTGGCATAAGAGGCAATTGAACCTGTCCTTTATCTACTATAACAGCTTCAGGAATCGTAAATTCCGGAGCTTCTATCTCGGCTAAAGGTTCTAATTTTAGTTTCCTCCGGAGATAATCTACTGCCCTAATCCCAACATTGCCTACCCCAGGCCAAGCAGCAAGCATAATTGGAGATTTTATGCCCTCTATCTTTTGATAGGTCTTTAATTTCATAAACTAAAACTAATATGACCTATTGCCGGGTTTTTCCCTGATTTTACTTGCAGCAAGTCTTGCCGCTTCTCTTGTTTTTAAGTCTATGTCGTGTTGAGCTGTATAATCTAGAGATGTCAGGGCTTCTCTCCTTCCGAGTTCACCAAAAGAAACTGCAGCAAGGTAACGAAGATCATTATCTGCATCACGCAAACCTTTTAATAATGGGTCAAACACTGTTCTAAATGGTAATTGTCCCAGAGATACAGCTGCTAATGTTCGTAATCCCCAGTCTTTATTTTTGTTTTTTACTATGCGAAATAAAGTTGTATCGCATAAAGGATCCCCAATGTTGCCAAGGGCTACTACCATAGCTTTTGATACCAATAGACTTGTGTCATCAACAAATTCTATAAGAGCCGGAACAGCAGAAACGTCTTTTATTACCCCTAACGCGACCGATGATCTTGCCCTGATAGTTGAGTCCGGGTCTTCAAGAACTTCTACAAGACATCTTACGCCTCTTCCATCTTTTGTTTTTTCTATCCTTTGTATTGCATACAAGCGAGCCGGTTTTTTCGAATCTCCTATAGCTCCTACTACTTTTGCTAATAAATCAATTTCGTCATTCCTGTTAAGGAAAGAATCTAATGTCATAGTTGCATATTCACGCGTGTCGTCAGGCTCTAACAGCTCAATAAGTATGGGTATCGTTCCTCTATCATTGCCTACAAGCGTGCCAAGTGCATCTGAAGCGCCTTTTCTGACTGCAGCATCAGGATCTTTTAGTGCTCTTACCAGTGTTGGCATTGCTCCCGGTTTATCTGCTATTTCCATTAATGCTTGTGTTAATGCTACACGACACTTTGGGTCATCTTCTATTTCCGGTTTTAATCTTTTTGTCATAGGTTCTACGGCTGCTTTTGCCTTGAGGCTACCCAGTGCATAAATAGTTTCTTCTCTTAATTTTGGAGATGCCTGGTCATCAAGCACGGCTATAAGAGAAGGAATTGCTTGCTTTTCGTCTAATATTGCAAGTGCTTCGGCTATTCTTGATCTTCTTTGAAAAGTAACCGTCGAATCTCTTATTGCTTGTACTATAATTGAAACGCCGCTCCTATCGTGTAACCTTGCAAGCGCTTCTCCTGCTGCGTAACGCACAGAAGGATAAGGGTCTTTTAATCTTTCTCTAAGCGGCGCTACTGCTTTTCTGTCTCCCAGTTTTCCAAGCGCTTCCGAAACGTTTTCACGAACTTTTTCTACTTCGTCTTTCAATGCGGTTATCAAATGGGGGACTGCAAAACAATCTCCCGCGTCACCAAGTATTTCTGCCGCTTCCCAACGTTTCTTGGGAATGCCGTATTTTAAATCCTGAACGTATAATGTGCGCTCACCCTTATCCTGAATAACTTCTCTCATTGCACCTCTTGCAAATAATAACTCGGGGCCCATTAAGACACCCAGTAACAAAATTACTCTTACCATTTTACCTCCTTAACAAAAAATATCGCTTAATAATAATCAGTATTATCCTAATTAATTACCTATTGTCAATAAATTTTTACTACTTTTACTACTTTACTGCCTTATAGTTGTTTTATTTATGACTCGCATTCTTGTAAAATGGCGGAGCAACAACCTCTGCCGGCTCAAATTTCCCTCTACAATCTACCTCTATTTTAGTCCCCGGATTAGTATAATTCAGTTTTATATACCCGAGCCCGATTCCTTTCTTTATTGAAGGTGAAAAATTGCCGCTGGTTACTTCCCCTATTTCTTCACCGTTTGGCGTTCTTATTTTGTAATGTTGCCTCGGAATTGCAATCCCTGTCATTGTAAATGCTATTAGTTTTTGGGTTAACCCTTTTGACTTTTTCTCAAGAAGTACCTCTTTCCCTACAAACTTAGGCTTATCAAGCTTG of the bacterium genome contains:
- a CDS encoding HEAT repeat domain-containing protein gives rise to the protein MVRVILLLGVLMGPELLFARGAMREVIQDKGERTLYVQDLKYGIPKKRWEAAEILGDAGDCFAVPHLITALKDEVEKVRENVSEALGKLGDRKAVAPLRERLKDPYPSVRYAAGEALARLHDRSGVSIIVQAIRDSTVTFQRRSRIAEALAILDEKQAIPSLIAVLDDQASPKLREETIYALGSLKAKAAVEPMTKRLKPEIEDDPKCRVALTQALMEIADKPGAMPTLVRALKDPDAAVRKGASDALGTLVGNDRGTIPILIELLEPDDTREYATMTLDSFLNRNDEIDLLAKVVGAIGDSKKPARLYAIQRIEKTKDGRGVRCLVEVLEDPDSTIRARSSVALGVIKDVSAVPALIEFVDDTSLLVSKAMVVALGNIGDPLCDTTLFRIVKNKNKDWGLRTLAAVSLGQLPFRTVFDPLLKGLRDADNDLRYLAAVSFGELGRREALTSLDYTAQHDIDLKTREAARLAASKIREKPGNRSY
- a CDS encoding PAC2 family protein, with translation MKLKTYQKIEGIKSPIMLAAWPGVGNVGIRAVDYLRRKLKLEPLAEIEAPEFTIPEAVIVDKGQVQLPLMPRNMFYYKKSTSFNLIVFEGEVQLRPKPTLLLIDSILKFAKDLGVKTIFTAAAFPVPMRLEEPPKVYSAGTTKKLRDLMLNEYHLKPLDMGEIVGANGLLVGQSEQYDIPAACLLSTIPAYAIGFPNPQASRAIVKVFEQILKIKVNLSEIDLQIQELVKDLSEIRKHIKEQFYDIGQEETINDKEEEVIPFVVRKKIEQLFYEAKNDKKKAYMLKEELDKWNLFNLYEDRFLDLFKTK